A genomic region of Balaenoptera acutorostrata chromosome 4, mBalAcu1.1, whole genome shotgun sequence contains the following coding sequences:
- the PSMG1 gene encoding proteasome assembly chaperone 1 isoform X1 yields the protein MAATFFGEVVRAPCRAGTEDEEEEEEEGRRETPEDGEVRQQLARKREVRLLRRQTKTTLEVSLLEKYPCSKFIIAIGNNAVAFLSSFIMNSGVWEEVGCAKLWNEWCRTVDTTHLSPTEAFCVFYHLKSNPLVVLCQCSCYVAEDQQYQWLEKPHNPGNHTQSNSCQVFWLQMVFGSCPRKNVQVTILTCRHVTDYKTSESTSSLHTPFLKALKTQNFREPPCCSLLEQPNIVHDLPAAVLSYCQVWKISAILYLCYTDVMKLDLITVEAFKPVLSSRSLKSLVKNIPQSTEILKKLMTTNEIQSNIYT from the exons ATGGCGGCAACGTTCTTCGGGGAGGTGGTGAGGGCGCCGTGCCGAGCCGGGacggaggacgaggaggaggaggaagaggaggggaggagggagacacCCGAAGACGGGGAGGTCCGGCAGCAACTGGCGCGGAAGAG GGAGGTGCGGCTCCTTcgaagacaaacaaaaacaactttggaAGTTTCTCTGCTAGAAAAATATCCTTGCTCCAAGTTTATAATTGCTATAGGAAATAATGCAGTAG CATTTTTGTCGTCATTCATCATGAATTCAGGAGTCTGGGAAGAAGTTGGTTGTGCTAAACTCTGGAATGAATGGTGTAGGACAGTGGACACTACACACCTGTCCCCCACAGAggctttttgtgtgttttatcaCCTAAAATCGAATCCCTTG GTTGTGCTCTGTCAATGTAGTTGCTACGTTGCTGAAGATCAGCAGTATCAGTGGCTGGAAAAG CCGCATAATCCTGGTAATCACACACAGTCCAACAGTTGTCAAGTATTCTGGCTTCAGATG GTTTTTGGCTCTTGTCCAAGGAAGAATGTGCAAGTAACTATTCTTACATGTCGACATGTTACTGACTATAAAACTTCAGAATCTACCAGCAGTCTTCATACTCCTTTCCTGAAAGCCCTAAAAACACAGAATTTCAGAGAGCCTCCTTGCTGTTCACTGCTAGAACAACCAAATATCGTACATGACCTTCCTGCGGCAG TTCTGAGTTATTGTCAAGTATGGAAAATCTCTGCAATTCTGTACTTATGTTATACTGATGTGATGAAATTAGACCTAATCACAGTTGAAGCTTTTAAGCCTGTACTTTCTTCCAGAAGCTTGAAAAGTTTGGTTAAG aaTATTCCCCAGAGCACAGAGATACTGAAGAAATTGATGACAACAAATGAGATTCAGAGTAACATTTACACATGA
- the PSMG1 gene encoding proteasome assembly chaperone 1 isoform X2 — protein sequence MAATFFGEVVRAPCRAGTEDEEEEEEEGRRETPEDGEVRQQLARKREVRLLRRQTKTTLEVSLLEKYPCSKFIIAIGNNAVAFLSSFIMNSGVWEEVGCAKLWNEWCRTVDTTHLSPTEAFCVFYHLKSNPLVVLCQCSCYVAEDQQYQWLEKVFGSCPRKNVQVTILTCRHVTDYKTSESTSSLHTPFLKALKTQNFREPPCCSLLEQPNIVHDLPAAVLSYCQVWKISAILYLCYTDVMKLDLITVEAFKPVLSSRSLKSLVKNIPQSTEILKKLMTTNEIQSNIYT from the exons ATGGCGGCAACGTTCTTCGGGGAGGTGGTGAGGGCGCCGTGCCGAGCCGGGacggaggacgaggaggaggaggaagaggaggggaggagggagacacCCGAAGACGGGGAGGTCCGGCAGCAACTGGCGCGGAAGAG GGAGGTGCGGCTCCTTcgaagacaaacaaaaacaactttggaAGTTTCTCTGCTAGAAAAATATCCTTGCTCCAAGTTTATAATTGCTATAGGAAATAATGCAGTAG CATTTTTGTCGTCATTCATCATGAATTCAGGAGTCTGGGAAGAAGTTGGTTGTGCTAAACTCTGGAATGAATGGTGTAGGACAGTGGACACTACACACCTGTCCCCCACAGAggctttttgtgtgttttatcaCCTAAAATCGAATCCCTTG GTTGTGCTCTGTCAATGTAGTTGCTACGTTGCTGAAGATCAGCAGTATCAGTGGCTGGAAAAG GTTTTTGGCTCTTGTCCAAGGAAGAATGTGCAAGTAACTATTCTTACATGTCGACATGTTACTGACTATAAAACTTCAGAATCTACCAGCAGTCTTCATACTCCTTTCCTGAAAGCCCTAAAAACACAGAATTTCAGAGAGCCTCCTTGCTGTTCACTGCTAGAACAACCAAATATCGTACATGACCTTCCTGCGGCAG TTCTGAGTTATTGTCAAGTATGGAAAATCTCTGCAATTCTGTACTTATGTTATACTGATGTGATGAAATTAGACCTAATCACAGTTGAAGCTTTTAAGCCTGTACTTTCTTCCAGAAGCTTGAAAAGTTTGGTTAAG aaTATTCCCCAGAGCACAGAGATACTGAAGAAATTGATGACAACAAATGAGATTCAGAGTAACATTTACACATGA